The Cryptococcus gattii WM276 chromosome B, complete sequence genome has a segment encoding these proteins:
- a CDS encoding 3-isopropylmalate dehydratase, putative (Similar to TIGR gene model, INSD accession AAW40800.1), translated as MPAPITTPRTLYDKVFDDHVVHSGEGDTLIYIDRHLVHEVTSPQAFEGLRNAGRKVRRPDCTLVTVDHNIPTISRKNFKNVNTFIGEADSRAQVAALEDNVKEFGLTYFGMSDKRQGIVHIIGPEQGFTLPGTTVCCGDSHTSTHGAFGALAFGIGTSEVEHILATQTLPQAKSKNMRINVEGTLAEGVSSKDIVLHIIGVIGTAGGTGCVIEFSGSTIRALSMEARMSICNMAIEGGARAGMIAPDEITFEYLKGRPLSPREGEEWDKAVEYWKTLKTDPGAKYDIEVEIKAEDIVPTLTWGTSPQDVVPITGVVPNPEDFPEAQRGNIVRALEYMGLTAGTPMEKVKIDKAFFGSCTNGRIEDMRSAARVIIASEKNGGPSKVADGVYAMIVPGSGLVKQQAEAEGLDVIFKKAGFDWREAGCSMCLGMNPDQLKPGERCASTSNRNFEGRQGAGGRTHLMSPAMVAAASLTGYLTDVRTLMGTHINDDDGLKITSYFDYLTPVDVPARSAEPTEETEEGKTPVKAAAAGSAGLPKFNVLRGIAAPMWEANIDTDKIIPKQFLKTLLRTGLGKALFWPLRYDVRTNEEIPDFVLNKEPYRHASILVCTGPNFGCGSSREHAPWALNDFGIRCVMAPSFGDIFKTNCFKNGMLPLQLPQADLDALYEDASTGLEITVDLENQVVVRPNGKPSIPFSVDPFRRHCLINGLDDIGLTLVHRDEIEKFEEKRTAVWPWLDGVGYAKKGQKVIAVPARKGVKKTDW; from the exons ATGCCTGCTCCGATAACCACTCCTAGGACTCTTTATGACAAGGTCTTCGATGATCACGTCGTACATTCGGGGGAAGGCGACACCCTTATCTACATCGATCGCCATCTTGTTCACGAAGTTACTTCTCCTCAAGCTTTTGAAGGTTTGAGAAACGCTGGACGTAAAGTTCGCAGACCAGACTGTACGCTTGTCACTGTCGACCATAACATTCC CACCATTTCTCGCAAGAACTTCAAGAACGTGAACACTTTTATTGGTGAGGCGGACAGTCGAGCGCAAGTTGCCGCCCTCGAAGACAATGTCAAGGAGTTTGGCCTTACATACTTTGGTATGAGCGACAAGCGACAAG GCATTGTTCACATCATCGGTCCTGAGCAAGGATTCACTCTTCCTGGTACAACTGTCTGCTGCGGTGACTCCCACACTTCCA CCCATGGTGCTTTCGGTGCCCTTGCTTTCGGTATCGGCACTTCTGAAGTCGAACATATCCTCGCTACCCAAACTCTCCCTCAAGCCAAGTCTAAGAACATGCGAATCAATGTTGAGGGTACGCTTGCCGAGGGCGTGTCCTCTAAAGACATTGTTCTTCACATCATTGGTGTAATCGGTACCGCTGGTGGTACTGGTTGTGTCATTGAGTTCTCTGGCTCAACCATCCGAGCGCTCAGTATGGAGGCAAGAATGTCCATCTGTAACATGGCTATTGAAGGAGGTGCTAGGGCCGGTATGATCGCCCCTGATGAGATTACTTTTGAATACCTCAAGGGACGTCCTCTTAGCCCTAGAGAAGGTGAGGAATGGGATAAGGCAGTAGAGTACTGGAAGACCCTGAAGACAGATCCCGGGGCCAAGTACGATATCGAGGTTGAGATCAAGGCTGAAGACATCGTGCCCACCCTCACTTGGGGTACCTCTCCTCAGGATGTTGTACCTATCACTGGTGTCGTTCCTAACCCTGAGGACTTCCCCGAAGCTCAGCGCGGTAACATCGTTCGGGCTCTCGAGTACATGGGTCTCACTGCCGGTACCCCTATGGAAAAGGTTAAGATTGACAAGGCGTTCTTCGGCTCTTGTACCAACGGTCGTATCGAAGACATGCGCTCTGCTGCTCGTGTTATCATTGCTTCCGAGAAGAATGGCGGGCCCTCCAAGGTCGCGGATGGTGTCTACGCTATGATCGTCCCTGGTTCCGGTCTGGTCAAGCAACAAGCGGAAGCTGAAGGTCTTGATGTCATTTTCAAGAAGGCAGGCTTTGACTGGCGAGAGGCTGGTTGCTCGATGTGTCTTGGTATGAACCCCGACCAGCTCAAGCCTGGAGAGCGATGCGCCAGTACCTCGAACAGAAACTTTGAAGGTCGACAAGGCGCTGGTGGCCGAACTCACCTCATGTCTCCTGCAATGGTGGCTGCTGCTTCTCTTACTGGTTACCTCACCGATGTTCGTACCCTCATGGGCACCCACATtaatgatgatgatggacTCAAAATCACATCCTACTTCGACTATCTCACACCTGTCGACGTACCGGCTCGATCTGCTGAGCCTACGGAGGAGACCGAAGAGGGTAAGACTCCTGTCAAGGCCGCTGCTGCAGGCTCTGCTGGCTTGCCCAAATTTAACGTTCTTCGAGGCATCGCTGCTCCTATGTGGGAAGCTAACATCGACACCGACAAAATCATCCCTAAGCAGTTTCTGAAAACTCTCCTTCGTACTGGTCTCGGCAAGGCTCTCTTCTGGCCCCTCCGATACGATGTCCGGACCAATGAAGAGATCCCCGATTTCGTGCTCAACAAGGAGCCTTACAGGCATGCCAGTATCCTTGTCTGCACTGGTCCCAACTTCGGTTGTGGTTCGTCTCGTGAACATGCTCCATGGGCCCTTAACGATTTCGGCATCCGATGTGTGATGGCGCCATCTTTTGGTGACATCTTCAAAACCAA CTGCTTCAAGAACGGTAtgcttcctcttcagcttcCCCAAGCCGACCTCGATGCTCTCTATGAAGATGCATCAACTGGTCTTGAGATCACTGTCGATCTCGAGAACCAAGTAGTCGTTCGACCCAACGGCAAGCCATCCATTCCTTTCTCTGTCGACCCCTTCCGACGACATTGCCTTATTAATGGCCTCGATGACATTGGTCTTACACTTGTCCACCGAGACGAAATCGAGAAGTtcgaagagaagaggacCGCTGTCTGGCCCTGGCTTGACGGTGTTGGATATGCCAAGAAGGGACAGAAGGTCATCGCTGTGCCGGCTAGGAAGGGCGTCAAGAAGACGGACTGGTAA
- a CDS encoding Isoleucine-tRNA ligase, putative (Similar to TIGR gene model, INSD accession AAW40802.1) — protein MSFRKHDPSKPIHIPTTEDEVLQYWRNIDAFKTSQKLSEGKPEYSFFDGPPFATGKPHYGHLLAGTIKDIVTRHAHSTGHHVERRFGWDTHGLPVEHEIDKTLNIKGKEDVMAMGIDKYNAACRDIVMRYSNEWKSTVERMGRWIDFETGYKTLDPTFMESVWWVFGQLWKKDQVYRGLRVMPYSTGCTTPLSNFEAGEDYRMTADPAVTVSFPLADDPTTSVLAWTTTPYTLPSNLALCVNPEFTYIKIHDFERDQNFILLESLLGTIYKEYQGGKKPDPKKEPKFKKVGTFLGKDMVGWRYVPMFDYFTEQYEDRAFRIIADTYVTDSDGTGIVHQAPAFGEDDHRICVTNEIVRDDEIPPCPIDESGRFTSEVPDYQGRHVKEADSSIIKDLQKKGRLITRSDIMHSYPFCWRSGTPLIYRAIPSWFVRVANISDKLVKNNEKTRWVPEAIGEGRFGGWLRNARDWNISRNRYWGTPIPLWVSEDYEEIVCVSSIAELEELSGQKGISDLHRESIDGITIPSKQGKGVLRRIEEVFDCWFESGSMPYAQSHYPFENVERFQKSYPADFISEGIDQTRGWFYTLLVLGTHLFETAPWKNLIVTGLVLAADGKKMSKKLKNYPDPMEVVNKYGADCVRLFLVNSPVVRADNLRFREEGVREILTNVILKWINSLNFYLGQVELFEQTTGEKFVYDHNAKKSTNVMDRWILATCQTLIQHVETEMAAYRLYTVIPKLLDLISDLTNWYIRFNRTRLKGSGGVEDTRAALNTLYEALLTLCLTMSSFTPFTCETVYQALRPTSPAPEDPTQDVRSVHFLPFPKSRAEYFDPTIERQVQRMRAVIDLGRLIRDRKTLKVKMPLKELVIFHHDQEYLDDVRSLEPYIAAELNVVNIVYTSDESAVGIKYRATADWPSLGKKLRKDIGKVRSHLPKMSTDECKAFVADGKIVVNGVELVAGDLVVTRFAEVPTGEVKYDTASDNDVIILLDIRRHPELENLSLLRSLTSRVNKLRKEAGLKPSDKVDIFYEYDAGEEDAIRPAISGNEEYLNKQIGGVPVELSQKGEDKEVLKREVRTKEAEDLGQGERFVLSLALRA, from the exons ATGTCTTTCAGAAAGCACGACC CTTCAAAACCCATTCATATTCCCACTACTGAGGACGAGGTTCTTCAGTACTGGAGGAATATTGACGCCTTCAAGACTTCGCAAAAACTGTCCGAAGGCAAGCCTGAGTACAGCTTCTTTGACGGACCTCCCTTTGCTACCGGAAAGCCTCATTACGGTCACTTGCTGGCCGGTACCATCAAG GACATTGTCACCCGTCATGCCCATTCTACTGGACACCATGTTGAGCGTCGTTTCGGTTGGGATACCCATGGTCTTCCGGTCGAACATGAGATCGACAAAACTCTCAACATCAAAGGCAAGGAAGATGTTATGGCCATGGGCATTGACAAGTACAATGCTGCATGCCGAGACATCGTCATGCGATACTCTAACGAGTGGAAGAGCACTGTCGAAAGGATGGGCAGGTGGATTGATTTTGAAACAGGTTACAAGACCTTAGATCCCACTTTTATGGAAAGTGTGTGGTGGGTCTTCGGACAGCTGTGGAAGAAGGATCAGGTGTATCGAGGCTTGAGGGTTATGCCTTATTCTACTGGCTGTACCACTCCTTTGAGTAACTTTGAGGCTGGTGAGGATTACAGGATGACTGCTGACCCTGCCG TTACCGTATCCTTTCCTCTTGCCGATGATCCAACAACATCCGTCCTTGCTTGGACGACTACACCCTACACACTTCCCTCCAATCTGGCTCTCTGTGTTAACCCCGAATTTACCTACATCAAGATTCACGACTTCGAACGTGACCAAAACTTCATCCTTCTCGAAAGCTTACTAGGTACTATCTACAAGGAGTACCAAGGTGGAAAGAAGCCGGACCCAAAGAAGGAACCCAAGTTCAAGAAGGTCGGCACCTTTTTGGGTAAGGACATGGTTGGGTGGAGGTATGTTCCCATGTTTGACTATTTCACCGAGCAATACGAGGACCGGGCTTTCCGAATTATCGCCGACACCTATGTTACCGACTCTGATGGTACCGGTATCGTCCATCAAGCCCCTGCATTTGGTGAAGATGATCACCGTATCTGTGTTACCAACGAGATTGTTCGCGATGACGAGATCCCACCTTGCCCTATCGATGAATCTGGTCGTTTTACCTCTGAGGTCCCTGACTACCAGGGAAGGCACGTTAAGGAAGCAGACTCGTCTATCATCAAGGATttgcagaagaagggcCGTCTCATCACTCGATCAGATATCATGCACTCGTACCCCTTCTGCTGGAGATCTGGTACCCCCCTCATCTACCGAGCTATTCCCTCTTGGTTTGTCCGAGTTGCCAACATATCTGACAAGCTCGTTAAGAACAATGAGAAGACTCGATGGGTCCCTGAGGCCATTGGCGAGGGTCGATTCGGTGGTTGGCTGAGGAATGCAAGGGACTGGAACATTTCAAGGAACAGGTACTGGGGTACTCCCATTCCTTTGTGGGTCAGTGAAGACTATGAGGAGATTGTTTGCGTGAGTTCCATTGCCGAGCTCGAGGAACTCTCCGGACAGAAGGGTATCAGCGATCTGCACAGGGAATCGATCGACGGCATTACCATTCCTTCCAAGCAGGGTAAGGGTGTTCTCCGTAGGATTGAAGAAGTCTTTGACTGCTGGTTCGAGTCTGGAAG CATGCCCTATGCCCAGTCACACTACCCTTTCGAAAATGTCGAACGTTTCCAAAAGAGCTACCCCGCCGACTTCATCTCTGAAGGTATTGACCAAACCCGTGGTTGGTTCTACACTCTTTTGGTTCTCGGTACACACTTGTTCGAGACTGCTCCTTGGAAGAATCTAATTGTGACTGGTCTCGTTTTGGCAGC CGACGGCAAAAAGATGTCCAAAAAGCTCAAGAACTACCCAGACCCTATGGAGGTCGTCAACAAGTACGGTGCTGATTGTGTCCGACTTTTCTTGGTTAATTCTCCAGTTGTGCGAGCCGACAACCTCCGATTCCGTGAGGAAGGTGTGCGAGAGATTTTGACCAACGTTATTCTCAAGTGGATCAACTCTCTTAACTTTTATCTTGGTCAGGTTGAACTTTTCGAGCAGACTACAGGCGAGAAGTTTGTGTATGATCACAACGCCAAAAAGTCCACAAACGTTATGGACAGGTGGATCCTGGCCACTTGTCAGACACTGATCCAACATGTCGAGACCGAGATGGCGGCTTACCGACTCTACACTGTCATCCCCAAGCTTCTCGATCTCATCTCTGATCTGACCAACTGGTATATTCGTTTCAACCGAACTCGTCTGAAGGGTTCCGGCGGTGTCGAGGACACACGGGCAGCCCTCAATACTTTGTATGAGGCTCTTTTAACTCTTTGTCTTACCATG TCTTCGTTCACCCCATTCACGTGTGAGACTGTTTACCAAGCTCTCCGTCCTACCTCACCGGCCCCTGAGGATCCCACTCAAGACGTGCGATCTGTCCACTTTTTGCCGTTCCCTAAGAGTAGGGCCGAATATTTCGACCCCACCATTGAACGACAGGTGCAGAGGATGCGTGCGGTCATTGATTTGGGTAGGTTAATCAGAGATCGAAAGACCCTCAAGGTCAAG ATGCCTCTCAAGGAGCTTGTCATTTTCCACCATGACCAAGAGTACCTTGATGATGTCCGTTCTCTCGAGCCTTATATCGCTGCCGAGCTCAACGTCGTCAACATTGTTTACACTTCTGATGAATCTGCTGTGGGTATCAAGTACCGTGCTACCGCCGACTGGCCTTCTCTCGGCAAGAAGCTCCGAAAGGATATTGGCAAGGTTCGATCGCACCTTCCCAAAATGTCTACCGATGAGTGCAAAGCATTTGTTGCCGATGGCAAGATTGTGGTCAACGGTGTTGAGCTTGTTGCCGGTGATCTTGTTGTCACTCGCTTTGCTGAAGTGCCCACTGGCGAAGTCAAGTATGACACTGCAAGCGACAACGATGTGATCATCTTGCTTGATATCCGACGACATCCCGAGTTGGAAAATCTGTCTCTCCTCCGATCTTTGACGTCTCGAGTCAACAAGCTTCGAAAAGAAGCCGGTCTCAAGCCGTCCGACAAGGTCGACATCTTTTACGAGTATGATGctggagaggaggatgcTATCAGGCCTGCTATCAGCGGGAATGAAGAGTATTTGAACAAGCAGATTGGTGGTGTGCCTGTAGAATTGAGTCAAAAGGGAGAGGACAAGGAGGTGCTCAAGAGAGAAGTCAGGACGAAGGAGGCGGAGGATTTGGGTCAGGGCGAGAGATTCGTCCTGAGCCTTGCATTGAGGGCGTAG
- a CDS encoding Hypothetical protein (Similar to TIGR gene model, INSD accession AAW40804.1; CNA02300) gives MLSALTPNTAAFLEYISPHAEDAPTSLPPAALFGNVPVPGRDTPEDTPPSAPSTNDDGAHTPDMHPAQLDDADSRDSLAGNATNKRKAGRPTAVVDDDDDASDSDLPSGHEDKKQHGSGRAAAASASGSGRRGARKSGGGEVDGKRELNKSERRKEQNRAAQKAFRERREAKVKDLEDKVAELESKAYGTQIENDNLRGILKRLQEENVALKQSAFTFSMPITSRNSPNDNNGSFSVPAPQKPKPPTPPQSSNDDSLKSVNDIHMLPHRHSSTNAVSEASSESLVSLGSADRTPPALFSDQFNSFALGPVRIPSTSSPSQSTQKYPVATNKQQSMSSNSNSSSGISPPSADQSEFNALWESLYPNGVENLVNQSANQNQGGPFTLLNSQPDSMSFASMFNLSPPSSTNPARPAVNPASASVSQPANHITQDLGATGQASDWNRFAFREPTAEASVPNWDLTDNTVNDFLASLSGDTTADTTANEYFNNDDEAFNAQLRKIFGDDNSPSAAFNLPSSTTSFSPNNYLNMSPSPMMPLSNSQSPQSSDSRSNTNASSSGGAHDISMTDSPEYSMGSSRTSVSHHESPELQAGGKVTTTVPRVKDYTCKASNEVIHVVDEKGRIVKPSELWVRFGMQYENQTEHLLIDDLCEQMRAKATCKDG, from the exons ATGCTGTCCGCACTGACGCCCAACACCGCCGCGTTCCTGGAGTACATCTCCCCCCACGCCGAGGACGCGCCGACCTCGCTCCCCCCCGCCGCCCTCTTCGGCAACGTGCCAGTCCCCGGCCGCGACACCCCCGAGGACACCCCCCCCTCCGCCCCCTCCACCAACGACGACGGCGCGCATACGCCAGACATGCACCCAGCGCAGCTCGACGACGCAGACAGCAGGGACTCACTCGCCGGCAACGCCACCAACAAGCGCAAGGCCGGCAGGCCCACTGCAGTAGTagacgacgacgacgatg CTTCGGACTCGGATCTGCCATCGGGGCACGAGGACAAGAAGCAGCACGGGTCAGGCAGAGCTGCCGCCGCGTCTGCTTCAGGCTCAGGGAGGAGAGGAGCGCGGAAGTCTGGCGGAGGTGAGGTCgatgggaagagagagtTGAACAAATCCGAACGACGGAAGGAGCAGAATCGAGCTGCGCAAAAGGCATTcagggagagaagagaggcCAAAGTCAAGGAT CTCGAGGACAAGGTGGCAGAGCTCGAATCGAAAGCGTACGGCACGCAGATTGAAAATGATAACCTTCGGGGCATCCTCAAGCGTCTGCAGGAGGAGAATGTCGCTCTCAAGCAGTCCGCATTTACATTCTCCATGCCGATTACCAGTCGCAACTCTCCAAACGACAACAATGGCAGCTTTTCCGTTCCCGCTCCCCAGAAGCCCAAACCTCCCACACCGCCACAGAGTAGCAACGATGATAGTTTGAAGAGTGTTAATGATATCCATATGCTTCCACACCGCCATTCATCGACCAACGCCGTCAGTGAGGCTAGCTCAGAGTCTCTCGTGTCCCTCGGCAGTGCAGATCGCACGCCTCCCGCTCTGTTCTCCGACCAGTTCAATTCGTTCGCTCTTGGTCCGGTCCGTATTCCCTCAacttcttcaccatctcAATCTACTCAAAAGTATCCTGTCGCTACAAACAAACAGCAGTCCATGTCTTCCAACTCCAATTCATCtagtggtatttcaccACCTTCTGCCGATCAGTCCGAGTTTAACGCTCTCTGGGAAAGCTTGTATCCCAATGGTGTCGAGAACCTTGTCAACCAGAGTGCAAACCAGAATCAAGGCGGCCCATTCACTTTGCTCAATTCGCAGCCAGACTCCATGTCGTTTGCATCAATGTTCAACTTGAGCCCACCATCTTCTACTAACCCCGCTCGACCTGCTGTCAACCCTGCTTCTGCCTCTGTATCCCAGCCAGCGAATCACATCACTCAAGATTTGGGAGCTACCGGTCAAGCATCTGATTGGAATCGATTTGCTTTCAGAGAGCCAACAGCCGAGGCATCAGTTCCCAACTGGGATTTAACAGACAACACTGTCAATGACTTCCTCGCTTCCTTATCTGGCGATACCACCGCCGACACTACCGCCAACGAGTACTTTAACAATGACGATGAAGCATTCAACGCTCAGCTACGCAAGATCTTTGGTGATGACAATTCTCCTTCGGCTGCATTCAACCTCCCGTCATCAACAACGAGCTTTAGCCCGAACAACTATCTCAACATGTCACCTTCACCGATGATGCCGTTATCCAACTCGCAATCCCCTCAATCCTCAGATTCAAGATCCAACACCAATGCTTCCTCCTCTGGAGGCGCCCATGATATCTCCATGACCGACTCTCCCGAATACTCGATGGGATCTTCTCGCACGAGCGTATCCCACCACGAGAGCCCCGAATTGCAAGCAGGAGGAAAGGTCACCACCACCGTTCCCCGAGTGAAGGATTATACATGCAAAGCGAGCAATGAAGTCATCCATGTAGTGGATGAGAAGGGAAGGATTGTCAAGCCTTCGGAACTCTGGGTCAGGTTTGGAATGCAATACGAG AACCAAACAGAGCATTTGCTTATTGATGACTTGTGTGAGCAAATGCGCGCCAAGGCGACATGTAAAGATGGTtag